One Mycolicibacterium fortuitum subsp. fortuitum genomic window carries:
- a CDS encoding acyl-CoA thioesterase — MSTLLELLDVRAADGDVFTGQASGPAGKRAYGGLLAAQSLAAACRTVGDDRSPTNMHLQFLRGGDAGEPVEQHVHRVYDGRTASARRVESYEHGRMLTTATVSFATALAGPAHGLGAMPHDPEVLPCTGPPGPAPSLPLDEFDIRIADDGSGEEFVRRMWWRVTTELPDDPLVHMLIAVYISDLYGIDPALAVHGHSMRSRSHRSGTTDSSIWFHRPVQAGEWNLLESRSPAAERGRGLITSSLLRADGAVAATLVQEGLVADRLTD; from the coding sequence GTGAGTACCCTGCTGGAGCTGCTGGACGTGCGGGCCGCCGACGGCGATGTGTTCACCGGGCAGGCCAGCGGTCCGGCCGGCAAGCGGGCCTACGGCGGTCTGCTGGCCGCCCAGAGCCTCGCGGCGGCCTGCCGGACGGTGGGGGATGACCGGTCACCGACCAACATGCACCTGCAGTTCCTGCGCGGCGGGGACGCCGGGGAACCGGTCGAGCAGCACGTGCACCGCGTGTACGACGGGCGTACCGCCTCGGCGCGACGTGTCGAATCGTATGAGCATGGCCGCATGCTGACCACGGCCACGGTGTCGTTCGCGACAGCCCTCGCCGGCCCCGCACACGGGCTCGGTGCGATGCCGCACGACCCCGAGGTGCTTCCGTGCACCGGCCCGCCCGGCCCGGCGCCGTCCCTGCCGCTCGACGAGTTCGACATCCGCATCGCCGACGACGGTTCGGGCGAGGAGTTCGTGCGCCGCATGTGGTGGCGGGTCACCACCGAGCTGCCGGACGATCCGTTGGTGCACATGCTGATCGCGGTGTACATCAGCGACCTGTATGGCATTGATCCGGCGTTGGCTGTGCACGGGCACAGCATGCGGTCGCGCAGTCACCGCAGTGGCACCACGGATTCGTCGATCTGGTTTCACCGCCCGGTGCAGGCAGGGGAGTGGAATCTGCTGGAGTCACGCTCACCTGCCGCTGAGCGGGGGCGGGGGCTGATCACGTCAAGCCTGCTGCGTGCCGATGGTGCGGTCGCCGCCACCCTGGTGCAGGAGGGCCTGGTCGCCGACCGCCTCACGGACTGA